A single genomic interval of Porphyromonas sp. oral taxon 275 harbors:
- a CDS encoding DUF4843 domain-containing protein → MNKHRTYSLLALIGELSLLSACSREMYDGEFSAEGFYEGAPQVYFDQSSDVDTIDKHDLGLISSDQTELTLQLPVRYTGYVSKQPVPYAARVVSFSGDGSYLKALEKTYYIPADSIRSSLPIKLERSKISVADTEGNLIAVLRDGKRVLVDPSKTYGYEPNPDEDVQLPTDVPISKYDTVTIELQPVGDTQMRFTRRIRKQLIFTNAVAQPTWWNYFTAYFGAFSADKLRYLIAGFPGGDVDTIYRILFRQGNYTTMDIYKVYVRMQQYFQSRGETVPPALSSYLARYIQ, encoded by the coding sequence ATGAACAAGCATAGAACCTATAGCCTCCTGGCCCTCATCGGCGAGCTGAGCCTGCTGAGTGCATGCTCCCGCGAGATGTATGACGGCGAATTCAGCGCCGAGGGCTTCTACGAAGGCGCCCCGCAGGTCTACTTCGATCAGTCGAGTGATGTCGACACCATCGACAAGCATGACCTAGGGCTCATCTCCAGTGACCAGACCGAGCTGACGCTACAGCTGCCCGTGCGCTATACGGGCTATGTCTCCAAGCAGCCCGTGCCCTACGCCGCACGCGTCGTCTCCTTCTCGGGCGACGGCTCCTACCTCAAGGCGCTGGAGAAGACCTACTACATCCCCGCCGACTCCATCCGCAGCAGCCTGCCGATCAAGCTCGAGCGCTCCAAGATCTCCGTGGCCGACACCGAGGGCAATCTGATCGCCGTGCTGCGTGACGGTAAGCGCGTGCTCGTCGACCCCAGCAAGACCTACGGCTACGAGCCTAATCCCGACGAGGATGTCCAGCTACCGACCGATGTACCCATCTCTAAGTACGACACGGTGACCATCGAGCTGCAGCCCGTGGGCGATACACAGATGCGCTTCACGCGCCGTATCCGTAAGCAGCTGATCTTCACCAACGCCGTGGCCCAGCCTACGTGGTGGAACTACTTCACGGCCTACTTCGGCGCCTTCTCTGCCGACAAGCTGCGCTACCTCATCGCAGGCTTCCCAGGGGGGGATGTGGATACGATCTACCGTATCCTCTTCCGGCAGGGGAACTATACGACCATGGATATCTATAAGGTCTATGTCCGTATGCAGCAATACTTCCAGTCGCGTGGCGAGACGGTACCGCCAGCGCTCTCCTCTTACCTAGCACGATACATCCAATGA
- a CDS encoding zinc-dependent metalloprotease: MHKRSIRYLLTASLALSSSLVLLASPKVDSLAAKAAKPAASKQDTKPAPKKEEKKKEDKKNDPYTRFFKDKKVETVSGKFVTLHKMNGEVYLELPTKYLGKELIMGATITSTTDPDYLPVGSRSSAPFVFRFERQDSVLVMKTPNTIVYRRDASRQLQEALELNYRDQTVESFRPEVYKPDSSAVVLRISSLVGGGSPFFKVIPEQQGAFRISSSQNGSLTFVRGIKAFDTNASIKVEQAHALTISLMGLMTVARDMPVTTEVTYTIMPATASTAIPRLADARVGYETSRQVSFPDHLDQSEPVYLAHRWQLVPRDKKAYAKGVLTEPERKITFYIDPNMPAGWSAPIRQGVLRWNKAFEAAGFKNVLEVLDYPKDKNFDPDNIEYNCIRYVPNTQADVTTSTWVDPRTGEITGATIAVFNNVETTLHKQRFVATAAADPAVRSARLSDELFFESLSALVTQRLGKVLGLLPNYAASAAYTVDQLRSASFTQANGLSASVLDGAPYNFLAQTGDKGLRLVNSEVGPYDLYAVNWGYRYYDQLGGDPAREAKELLAMVDKKAGDARFRYAPEQRYSVDPTVRVEDLGNDPLRAASLELKNLAYIKAHLSDWIKNDPDSRKKTALYLALAQRHYLVFKNVMALVGGVVSREEHVAPGTPRYQVVPKAKQREAFLWVLNEAKNFQRYADRQLERRLFINVSYYDQLLEFLNNDILNLRSRVIIAAQVDPKSYSLGEYFADFYQAVWGSTLAGRPLNHMERLMQTSYIDKSIATVNNPRAAAPAMTTGFASPRAELKALQLVGGLPSELDYTAARSSQHSYGGGNPSASIYPMANVPTLDKSELYYYDQLRRLRPVLEQRAASTTDQVLKAHYQTLAFKVARFLDAKK; this comes from the coding sequence ATGCACAAGAGAAGCATCCGCTATCTGCTGACGGCTAGCCTCGCACTGAGCTCCTCGCTGGTGCTCCTGGCCTCGCCCAAGGTAGACAGCCTGGCGGCCAAGGCTGCTAAGCCTGCTGCGAGCAAGCAGGACACCAAGCCCGCGCCCAAGAAGGAAGAGAAGAAGAAGGAAGACAAGAAGAACGATCCCTACACCCGCTTCTTTAAGGATAAGAAGGTCGAGACGGTGAGCGGGAAGTTCGTCACCCTGCACAAGATGAATGGGGAGGTCTACCTCGAGCTGCCTACCAAGTACCTCGGCAAGGAGCTGATCATGGGGGCGACGATCACCTCCACGACGGACCCCGACTACCTGCCCGTAGGCTCGCGTAGCTCGGCACCCTTCGTCTTCCGCTTCGAGCGCCAGGACAGTGTGCTGGTGATGAAGACGCCCAATACCATCGTCTACCGCCGCGACGCCTCGCGTCAGCTGCAGGAGGCGCTGGAGCTGAACTACCGTGACCAGACGGTGGAGTCCTTCCGCCCCGAGGTCTACAAGCCCGATAGCTCGGCCGTGGTGCTCCGTATCTCCTCGCTCGTCGGCGGTGGGAGCCCCTTCTTCAAGGTCATCCCCGAGCAGCAGGGGGCCTTCCGCATCTCCAGCTCGCAGAATGGCTCGCTGACCTTCGTGCGTGGGATCAAGGCCTTCGATACCAATGCCTCGATCAAGGTCGAGCAGGCACACGCGCTCACGATCAGCCTCATGGGGCTGATGACCGTGGCGCGTGATATGCCCGTCACGACCGAGGTCACCTATACCATCATGCCCGCTACGGCCTCCACGGCTATCCCCCGCCTGGCCGATGCACGTGTAGGCTATGAGACGAGCCGTCAGGTATCCTTCCCCGATCACCTCGACCAGAGTGAGCCCGTCTACCTAGCCCATCGCTGGCAGCTCGTGCCTCGGGATAAGAAGGCCTATGCCAAGGGCGTCCTCACCGAGCCCGAGCGCAAGATCACCTTCTACATCGACCCCAACATGCCTGCGGGCTGGTCGGCACCCATCCGCCAGGGCGTACTGCGCTGGAACAAGGCCTTTGAGGCCGCCGGCTTCAAGAACGTCCTCGAGGTCCTCGACTACCCGAAGGATAAGAACTTCGACCCCGACAACATCGAGTACAACTGCATCCGCTACGTGCCCAATACGCAGGCCGACGTCACCACCAGCACCTGGGTCGACCCCCGCACGGGCGAGATCACGGGCGCTACCATCGCGGTATTTAATAATGTAGAGACCACCCTGCACAAGCAGCGCTTCGTCGCTACGGCTGCCGCTGACCCCGCGGTACGCTCGGCGCGCCTGTCGGATGAGCTCTTCTTCGAGTCGCTCTCCGCGCTGGTCACGCAGCGTCTGGGCAAGGTGCTCGGGCTGCTGCCCAACTACGCCGCTTCGGCTGCCTACACCGTAGATCAGCTACGCTCGGCCTCCTTCACGCAGGCCAATGGCCTCAGCGCCTCCGTCCTCGATGGGGCGCCCTACAACTTCCTAGCGCAGACTGGGGACAAGGGGCTGCGCCTAGTCAATAGCGAGGTCGGGCCCTATGACCTCTATGCCGTCAACTGGGGCTACCGCTACTACGATCAGCTCGGGGGCGACCCCGCCCGCGAGGCCAAGGAGCTGCTGGCGATGGTGGATAAGAAGGCAGGCGATGCCCGCTTCCGCTACGCCCCCGAGCAGCGCTACTCTGTCGACCCCACCGTACGCGTCGAGGACCTCGGCAACGATCCGCTGCGAGCAGCTTCGCTCGAGCTGAAGAACCTCGCCTACATCAAGGCGCACCTCTCGGACTGGATCAAGAACGATCCCGACAGCCGTAAGAAGACCGCCCTGTATCTGGCCCTCGCACAGCGCCACTACCTGGTGTTCAAGAATGTGATGGCCCTGGTGGGAGGGGTGGTGAGCCGTGAGGAGCACGTCGCTCCCGGCACGCCACGCTACCAGGTCGTCCCCAAGGCCAAGCAGCGTGAGGCCTTCCTCTGGGTGCTGAACGAGGCTAAGAACTTCCAGCGCTACGCCGACCGTCAGCTGGAGCGCCGCCTCTTCATCAACGTCAGCTACTACGACCAGCTCCTGGAGTTCCTCAATAACGATATCCTGAACCTCCGCTCGCGTGTCATCATCGCCGCGCAGGTGGATCCCAAGAGCTACAGCCTCGGGGAGTACTTCGCCGACTTCTATCAGGCGGTATGGGGCAGCACGCTCGCAGGCCGTCCTCTGAACCACATGGAGCGCCTCATGCAGACCTCCTACATCGACAAGAGCATCGCCACGGTCAATAATCCCCGTGCTGCGGCCCCCGCTATGACGACGGGCTTCGCCTCGCCCCGCGCTGAGCTCAAGGCCCTGCAGCTCGTCGGCGGCCTACCCTCCGAGCTCGACTACACGGCAGCGCGCTCCAGCCAGCATAGCTACGGCGGCGGTAACCCCTCGGCCAGCATCTATCCTATGGCCAACGTCCCCACCCTCGACAAGTCGGAGCTCTACTACTACGACCAGCTGCGTCGCCTGCGCCCCGTCCTCGAGCAGCGTGCCGCCTCCACCACCGACCAGGTGCTCAAGGCCCACTACCAGACCCTCGCCTTCAAGGTGGCTCGTTTCCTAGACGCAAAGAAGTAA
- a CDS encoding SusC/RagA family TonB-linked outer membrane protein, with amino-acid sequence MRLTTVLFAGAWLASSVLTAQAAAMPAPSATPQQQSQSSTYGVISGTIVDEQGQPLIGVSVQIVGQQGGYITDVNGRFEFRTRNSKETLRLSYISYKTQTVTFVAGTPQRITMHSESQTLEGVVVTGFTKKDKRSFTGSQTTVKAKDLLSMGTKNVLQSLEAFVPGLQVVTSNDLGSDPNARPELNLRGRATFSGAANLPLFVVDGAIVDVNYIYDMDMNTIESVTVLKDASASALYGSKAAAGVIVITTKPISQGNIRINYNGTLRLSVPDLSGYSLLSPEEKLRYEDLAGVYTDRAGGEHQWRLDNERELVLRKVRQGTNTNWLAKPLRTGVSQSHSLNAEGGDNFVRYGLTLRYSNDDGVMMQSGRERISGAFKLSYNKPNRLFISNNLTVNKISSQDPNYGSFSEFSRQNPYNSPYDEYGDLIPRFTPSQFNPLYEASLSSFSRSNSMDLLNTTTLQVWAGKFRIDGDFSFSTGTGLRRRFRSPLAGEFYRRPIAERGSLTESQDRSLGFLGKLMVSYNETFFDKLYVTSMFGSSLEGTTTDNSSFTTRGFYSDQLGHPRYGLGYDGGARPSGSEAQARGAGFFFNGNAIYDNRYSVDVVYRYEGSSRFGRNQRFAPFWSLGAGWNLHNEKFFKGNKNVQMLKLRASMGYLGNVSFEPYQALTTYDYNKGIDYMVGAGAVPITIGNPDLKWERTLSMNTGIDLTLFKSRWDLTLDVYRKLTDNLLLDVSKAPSVGVSGGTAKENVGEIENKGIEFQTRVVPIQGKDLQWSLSLNYSYNNNKVRKISDALRKINERAVQADSMSTRSTTPLPLYEEGESLTALKVVPSAGIDPATGREVYIKRDGSYTFNYDPNDRRVFGDTSPLGYGTLTSYLFWKGFSLNASFGYSFGAVVYNGTLASRVEGANPAYNADKRVFNDRWRQPGDVAKYRDIADTSSPYQTSRFVQREHFLTLRSLSFGYETDAPWVKKLLMRRARVELLANDLFYLSTVKRERGLDYPFARSVEMSLRLSF; translated from the coding sequence ATGAGACTAACGACCGTACTCTTCGCCGGAGCATGGCTCGCCAGCTCGGTATTGACGGCACAGGCGGCAGCTATGCCCGCACCCAGTGCCACACCGCAGCAGCAGAGTCAGAGCTCGACCTATGGCGTCATCAGCGGGACGATCGTCGATGAGCAAGGCCAGCCCCTGATCGGCGTATCCGTCCAGATCGTAGGGCAGCAAGGCGGCTACATCACCGATGTCAATGGACGCTTCGAATTCCGCACGCGTAACAGCAAGGAGACCCTTCGCCTCTCCTACATCAGCTACAAGACGCAGACCGTAACCTTCGTCGCCGGTACGCCGCAGCGTATCACCATGCACAGCGAGAGCCAGACACTGGAGGGCGTCGTCGTCACGGGCTTCACGAAGAAGGATAAGCGTAGCTTCACCGGCTCGCAGACCACCGTCAAGGCCAAGGACCTGCTCTCCATGGGCACGAAGAACGTACTGCAGAGCCTCGAGGCCTTCGTTCCTGGGCTACAGGTCGTCACCTCCAATGACCTCGGGTCGGACCCTAATGCGCGCCCCGAGCTGAACCTGCGTGGACGTGCGACCTTCTCGGGCGCGGCCAACCTCCCGCTCTTCGTCGTCGACGGCGCCATCGTGGATGTCAACTACATCTACGATATGGATATGAATACCATCGAGTCCGTGACGGTGCTCAAGGATGCCTCGGCCTCCGCCCTCTACGGGTCTAAGGCGGCTGCGGGTGTCATCGTCATCACGACCAAGCCCATCTCGCAGGGGAATATCCGCATCAACTATAATGGGACGCTCCGCCTCTCGGTGCCCGACCTCTCGGGCTACAGCCTCCTCAGTCCTGAGGAGAAGCTGCGCTACGAGGACCTGGCGGGCGTCTACACCGATAGAGCAGGGGGCGAGCATCAGTGGCGTCTCGACAATGAGCGCGAGCTGGTGCTGCGCAAGGTGCGTCAGGGGACCAATACCAACTGGCTGGCCAAGCCGCTGCGCACGGGCGTCTCTCAGTCCCATAGCCTCAACGCCGAGGGGGGAGACAACTTCGTCCGCTACGGCCTGACGCTGCGCTACAGTAATGATGATGGGGTGATGATGCAGTCGGGGCGTGAGCGTATCTCGGGCGCCTTCAAGCTGTCCTACAATAAGCCCAACCGCCTCTTCATCTCGAATAACCTCACGGTCAACAAGATCTCCAGCCAGGATCCCAACTACGGGAGCTTCTCTGAGTTCTCCCGTCAGAATCCCTACAATAGTCCCTACGACGAGTACGGGGATCTGATCCCGCGCTTCACGCCCTCGCAGTTCAACCCGCTCTACGAGGCCTCGCTCTCGAGCTTCAGTAGGAGCAACTCTATGGATCTGCTGAATACGACCACGCTGCAGGTGTGGGCGGGCAAGTTCCGCATCGATGGGGACTTCTCCTTCAGCACGGGCACGGGGCTGCGTCGCCGCTTCCGCTCGCCGCTGGCAGGGGAGTTCTACCGTCGTCCCATTGCGGAGCGCGGCTCGCTGACGGAGTCGCAGGACCGCTCGCTCGGCTTCCTGGGCAAGCTGATGGTGTCCTACAATGAGACCTTCTTCGACAAGCTCTACGTGACGAGCATGTTCGGCTCCAGCCTTGAGGGTACGACGACGGACAACTCCAGCTTCACCACGCGCGGCTTCTACTCCGACCAGCTGGGGCACCCCCGCTATGGTCTGGGCTACGACGGCGGCGCACGCCCCTCGGGCTCCGAGGCACAGGCACGTGGCGCCGGCTTCTTCTTCAACGGGAACGCGATCTACGATAACCGCTACTCCGTCGACGTCGTCTACCGCTACGAGGGCTCCTCACGCTTCGGCCGCAACCAGCGCTTCGCGCCCTTCTGGTCCCTCGGGGCTGGGTGGAACCTCCACAACGAGAAGTTCTTCAAGGGCAACAAGAACGTCCAGATGCTCAAGCTGCGTGCCAGCATGGGCTACCTAGGGAACGTCTCCTTCGAGCCCTACCAGGCTCTGACGACCTACGACTATAATAAGGGGATTGACTACATGGTCGGTGCGGGCGCTGTGCCCATCACTATCGGGAACCCCGACCTCAAGTGGGAGCGTACGCTCAGCATGAATACGGGGATCGACCTGACGCTCTTCAAGAGCCGCTGGGACCTGACGCTCGACGTCTACCGCAAGCTCACCGATAACCTCCTCCTGGATGTCTCCAAGGCGCCCTCTGTAGGGGTGTCGGGGGGCACGGCTAAGGAGAACGTCGGGGAGATCGAGAACAAGGGGATCGAGTTCCAGACGCGCGTCGTGCCCATCCAGGGCAAGGACCTGCAGTGGTCCCTCTCGCTGAACTACTCCTACAATAATAATAAGGTGCGCAAGATCAGTGACGCGCTGCGCAAGATCAACGAGCGTGCCGTCCAGGCCGACTCGATGAGCACGCGCTCCACCACGCCACTGCCCCTCTACGAGGAGGGCGAGTCGCTCACCGCGCTCAAGGTCGTGCCCTCCGCTGGCATCGACCCTGCTACGGGCCGCGAGGTGTATATCAAGCGTGACGGCAGCTACACCTTCAACTACGATCCCAATGACCGCCGCGTCTTCGGCGACACGAGTCCGCTGGGCTACGGGACGCTGACGTCCTACCTCTTCTGGAAGGGCTTCTCGCTCAACGCTAGCTTCGGCTACTCCTTCGGTGCCGTCGTCTACAACGGCACGCTAGCCTCCCGCGTCGAGGGGGCCAACCCCGCCTACAACGCCGACAAGCGTGTCTTCAACGACCGCTGGCGTCAGCCAGGGGACGTAGCGAAGTACCGCGACATCGCCGATACCTCCAGCCCCTACCAGACGAGCCGCTTCGTCCAGCGCGAGCACTTCCTGACGCTGCGCTCGCTCTCCTTCGGCTACGAGACGGACGCTCCCTGGGTCAAGAAGCTGCTGATGCGTCGTGCACGCGTCGAGCTGCTGGCCAATGACCTCTTCTACCTCTCTACGGTCAAGCGTGAGCGCGGGCTCGACTATCCCTTCGCTCGCAGCGTGGAGATGAGCCTTCGCCTGTCCTTCTAA
- a CDS encoding RagB/SusD family nutrient uptake outer membrane protein: MSKIRSYTLRAAGACAALALGLSSCNKFLDIQPKGTLPADVQFSTLKGYEDAMYGVYGTLAGSDLYGKALTFGLADQLGQMLGQLGQVDREAYNTLNYVYDDAAVRSRIETTFSQLYIAISNVNSVLSHAASPSFENRHLATIRGEALGVRALLHLEVLRLFARNYSLAQQAGGVTEGIPYSYDYDLKNKQVFTLQESYQRVLRDLDEAEALLASDESIQPSSPEQTDFYANRTTHFNKYAVYAIKARTYRLMRDYTNAARYARLVTEHKADFALVDRNSYTSRAVTFPATGELIFGLWAPRQMQLVADYLLSQAGSGNIVEGRRAESLQSLYSSSAGGAGATDLRLGAFYRNESGSMRFIRFLADASTVNNVEARYRGIALLRLPEMYYILAEALYDSDRSGAYAALNAVRLSRGLDEYSGTEFASREAFEEELMKEYMREYVGEGQVFASLKHYNRPFVSITGDQTFQPSDQIFVLPWPLSERQLGNRIVTR, from the coding sequence ATGAGCAAGATCCGATCATACACGCTCCGCGCCGCTGGAGCATGTGCGGCACTGGCGCTGGGGCTATCGTCCTGCAACAAGTTCCTCGACATACAGCCTAAAGGTACCCTGCCCGCCGACGTCCAGTTCTCTACGCTCAAGGGCTACGAGGACGCTATGTACGGCGTCTACGGCACGCTGGCTGGCTCTGACCTCTACGGGAAGGCACTGACCTTCGGCCTAGCGGACCAGCTCGGGCAGATGCTGGGACAGCTGGGGCAGGTAGACCGCGAGGCCTACAATACGCTGAACTATGTCTACGACGATGCCGCGGTACGCTCCCGCATCGAGACGACCTTCAGTCAGCTCTACATCGCCATCAGCAATGTCAACTCCGTGCTCAGCCACGCCGCTAGCCCTAGCTTCGAGAACCGCCATCTGGCGACCATCCGCGGCGAGGCTCTCGGGGTGCGTGCCCTACTGCATCTGGAGGTGCTGCGCCTCTTCGCTCGCAACTATAGCCTAGCCCAGCAGGCGGGCGGCGTCACGGAGGGGATCCCCTACTCCTACGACTATGACCTGAAGAACAAGCAGGTCTTCACCCTCCAGGAGTCCTATCAGCGCGTGCTGCGCGACCTCGACGAGGCCGAGGCGCTGCTGGCGTCGGACGAGAGCATCCAGCCCTCCTCCCCCGAGCAGACGGACTTCTACGCCAACCGCACGACGCACTTCAATAAGTATGCCGTCTACGCGATCAAGGCACGTACCTACCGCCTGATGCGCGACTATACCAATGCCGCGCGCTATGCCCGCCTCGTCACGGAGCACAAGGCAGACTTCGCTCTCGTGGATCGTAATAGCTATACCTCGCGCGCCGTGACCTTCCCCGCGACGGGCGAGCTGATCTTCGGCCTCTGGGCGCCACGCCAGATGCAGCTGGTCGCTGACTACCTGCTCTCTCAGGCTGGCTCGGGGAATATCGTCGAGGGCCGCCGTGCTGAGTCGCTGCAGAGCCTCTACTCCTCCAGTGCTGGCGGTGCAGGGGCTACGGACCTCCGCCTCGGGGCCTTCTACCGCAATGAGTCGGGCTCGATGCGCTTCATCCGCTTCCTCGCCGATGCCTCCACCGTTAATAATGTAGAGGCACGCTACCGCGGTATCGCCCTCCTACGGCTTCCCGAGATGTACTACATACTGGCAGAGGCACTCTACGACAGTGACCGCAGCGGAGCCTACGCCGCGCTCAATGCCGTCCGCCTCAGCCGCGGGCTGGACGAGTACAGCGGCACGGAGTTCGCCTCCCGCGAGGCCTTCGAGGAGGAGCTGATGAAGGAGTACATGCGCGAGTACGTCGGCGAGGGCCAAGTCTTCGCCTCGCTCAAGCACTACAACCGTCCCTTCGTAAGCATCACGGGCGACCAGACCTTCCAACCCAGTGACCAGATCTTCGTCCTGCCCTGGCCGCTCTCGGAGCGCCAGCTCGGCAACCGAATCGTGACACGCTAA